Genomic window (Brassica napus cultivar Da-Ae chromosome A9 unlocalized genomic scaffold, Da-Ae chrA09_Random_11, whole genome shotgun sequence):
AATTGCAAATACCAACCATGTTATAACTAAAACTTAGAAGCTATCAGATATCGCCATGTCGGTACTCAACCAGTTACACATTCGTATTTGTTCGCAGATATAAACCAAACTGTGTATTCAAATTCTAGGAgttgaaaaataagtaaaaataaactattctGATGTCTGATCGATAGATCAGAGAGATTATTATATCATTAACCTTTAGTAAATTATATGGATTATTGCTTTGAAGGTGCGTGGATGCACTATAACACATGTACCCAACTTGCTATGTTTTAATTGAATCCTCACTTTATGAGGCTGCGCTGCCTTGCCTTCGTGTACCACCTTCTCTATCTCTTTCATCATCTTCCAGTTTCATCCTGTCTTTTACGATTCTTAcaacatttcaaaattattgcACATTCTCCTCAACAAAATactgtatatacatataattttttgacTACTTGCAACAATTAAACAAGTTAGAAGGCAACAAAACATGGTTGACAGACATAATCTATTGTTAAGTTTTGGGATACAGTTCCGGTATAATCCAAAGTTTAAATCTAGTCTTTCTGTATGAATTCAGGTTAAGTTGACAAATAAAAAACACGTTGATCTCAAATCTGGCGTCTTTAAAGAATCCATATAAAAAGAATAGATCTATACAGATATCTTTAGACCTGAGAACAATCATACTTCAtaaacaattctttttttttttaagatctcGAGAGAATTTAGAAAGGTGGTCAATtaacatacataatatatagaatgatatggtataatgtgagggtgaatttattaatatatgaaaAGGGTAGCTCCATAGTCAGGAAAtgcatttaatatattaatggaGGGATTCATTGCTGTCCCGTGTCCACTGGCTTGCCAGTTGCCAACCATGGTTGACCCAGTTTCTCCCAATTAGCAAGTcttattgaaaaaacaaaaaaaatagtattaggTCTTGTTACCACACAAATATAGTAACaataatctaaatttttattcatctgtaaatattataattatgatTTATGATATTAAGATTGCATTTGCCGAGAAACAAAACCCCCTCCCCACTATTAATATCCATCAACAAAGATCTTTCATGATCTGTTGTTTTGTTAGTATTATAAGTAAATTGGCCACTACGGACAACATTTGACACAATCAAGAAGCACGAATGGAGAACATGTTAACCATTCCATTACGTTGCCACTACATTATAACATTACTACGAACGGAGCGAGCTAATTAAGAAAACGAATGTTAGGAGAAACTGATGTTACCGCAAACCAATCAAGTAGTTATGCAATATTTATAATCTAATATGAGTCATAACAAGAAATGctctctgatgattcatgatcaTTTCAATCCATTATGATTGCAGGAAACataagaattattattattttctgagAAGAAGTTAAGAGCACATGGCGTGAACAACTCACCGCTTTAAAGACTGAGAAACTTTGTGCATTACTGATATTACTCTTTGATTACAGCAGTGAAAAATGAAAGTTGGTTAGGCCTCCAACAGCCAACAGTCCCAACATGGTGGCAAGTACATTCTTACTTCAATGCATCTTGTAGTCAAGAATCCAAGGTTTTCGAACTTCTATTTTTTTGGCTAAAATTTGGTGCATTATATTGAATTGTAGCAAGAGTTTTTACAACTATAATAAACCACATGATAAAAATCTAAAGAACCCATTAGTGAGAAAGCTAGAAGCTCAGAGAAACCCGAACTATAGCCCAAAAAGAGATAATTGGTGTTGAAGTCAGaacataaaagaagaaaaacttgttAATGACTTAGTCAAGAGTCTATAAACTTCTATAAAAAGagagtatataattttattgccATTCTCCATATTTATCCAACAAAAATGTCTTATCACAAAAACATTAAGACTGATTAGAGTAGAGAGCATGATTTTGAAGGCACATAAGCTAATAACTTGGAATCAGAAAGATGCATTAGGATGAAGAATCAAGAACAGGCCTAAAACCTTCAAAAGTCTGCAAAATGCTATGAGAATTTAGTTGTAATTTGCAAACACATAAGATTTATCTATGCTTTGCCTTTGAACAGCAAACTGGCCTACCCAAATGCAAACACGCAATTTATAACATGCGAGCATCCCCCATTCAATGGAAGGATTTACTAATTACCTATATGTCGAATAACAACATAAGATTATAACACAAAacaagattataattttttatcattataactttaatatataaaaaaacaactaTTTTGGACTTTTTAACCGTCtaaactcatttttttttaaaacacaaaatttaaattggACCATGTGCATATGCATAGAGAGGGCTGATCTCACGTACTACatttgagacaaaaaaaaagaaacacaaaactATCCTGCTGAACTAGGTctgggcattttacccggatCCAAAGACCCAACCCGAAAAAACCCAGTTCGGGTAGGAAACGATCCGACCAAATTACTTTATCGGGTCTTGTTGCAGAAGATCCACAGATCTTGGACCCGATCCGacccaaacccaaaacctaATGGATACCCgaattaataatgtaaattaaataaaatgcatcAAAGAAAGAATTAAAGACAGGTTATTTGTCTAGAGAACATGGGATCAACCACTAGGAGACAACAAGTTGTTGTTGTATCTCGCATAGTTTagtatattacatattttaatataataaaaacataaaatttgaataaaattttgaatattttcgtatatataaatattttaagatatatttttttgtatttttaggtcATTTTTAGATCGAATCCAAATCGAACCCAACCCGAAACCGAACTGAATCCAAACCGATAAATTCTAACTACCCGAATGGGTCTAACTATCTAAGATCCGACTCGATCCGGACCCGGTATGATATGAACCGACCTGAAACCGAAAATTTGAAATTACCCTATCGGATCTTAAACTCTTAGACCCGAAAGATATGGACCCGAAAagatccgatccgaacccgatccagcGATCCGAATGTCCAGCGACCCGAATGTCCAGGCCTATGCTGAACCGACTTTGAGAGTCCGGGCCGGTTCAACTATACGGATAAATAAGTTGATAACCGGAATTGCTCAAATTCTCGATAACCGGAAATGATACTTATCTAACCGACCTTGGTACGCTAATCTCCAGGGCAAGGGTTGCCTTCCATTTAGTCTAGTCTTCGTCCACAATCCAATCTGAAAATCCGATCGGTGAGAGAAACCCTAATTTGGAAGAAGTCTCTCTCGCCAGTACCTTGATCGAGATCTACTTCTTGTGACACTCTCTGTATCTTTACCCCTCTTGATTCATCTCAATCCGTTGTTTCGTAGGGCTGATTATTAACATGGATGGAAACAAAGAAGACGCGTTGAAATGCCTTAAAATCGTCAAGGAAGCGATCAAATCCGGAGACCGAGACCGAGCTCGTAAGTTCCTATCCAAAGCTCGCCGTCTCGATCCGGATCTCCCCATCGACGATCTCAAATCCGAGCTCAACAACCAATCAGACGAGCCGCGATCTGAAAAACCTCCCGCGGGGAAAGACGCACCaagctcatcatcatcatcgtctcaGCCTTCTTTACGCCAACGTGGATCGTCTTCTTCAATCTCCTACACAGAGGAACAGATCTCGATCGTTAAAAAGATCAAATCCAAGAAAGACTACTACGAGATCCTCGGCCTCGAGAACACCTGCTCGGTCGACGACCTGAGGAAAGCGTACCGTAAACTCTCGCTGAAAGTCCATCCCGATAAGAATCCAGCTCCCGGCTCCGAGGAAGCGTTCAAGTCCGTCTCCAAGGCGTTTCAGTGCTTAAGCAACGAAGAGTCGAGGAGAAAGTACGACGTGAGCGGCTCCGATGAGCCGATCTACCAACCGAGACGGTCCACTAACGGATTCAACGGTGGTTACTACTACGAAGACGAGTTCGATCCCAACGAGATCTTCAGAAGCTTCTTCGGCGCGGGAGGGATGATGCCTCCCGGGAATGCTCAGTTCCGTACGTTCAACTTCGGAGCTACACGGCATAGAGCCGCAGCTGCTGCTAATAACAATCAAGGTCATGATGCAGCAGGTTTCAACGCTCGTGTGCTTCTCCAGATTCTACCTGTTATACTCTTACTCCTCCTCAACTTCATTCCTTCTTCACAACCTGTTTACTCGCTCTCCGCGACTTACCCTTACAGTTACAAGTTCACTACGGAGAAGGGTGTTAATTACTATGTGAGGTCGTCCAATTTCGAGCAGGAGTACCCACGTGACAGTCACGAGCGACAGAATGTAGAGGATGAAGTTGAGAGAGATTACGTCTCTATACTTAGTCAGAATTGTAGGTATGAGCTGCAGAGGAAGCAATGGGGCTTTGTTCGTGAGACGCCTCACTGTGACATGATGAGGAAGTTCGAGACAGCTGCTTCTGCTTAAGAAACCACTGAAGGTACTTATAAGCATCGATGCTTAAGAGTCACAgaagatatatgtttttttttgctttggatTATGTTGCTTTAGAACACAACATACAGTTCTTGGATCTTGTGTGATTATGTCTGAATTAAGATTTTGCTTTCGTTATAAAATACTTTTGATGAAGGAAACATGTCTCGTTTTTAAGGTTTTGATgacaagttcaaagagattattAGAATTCAAAAGCTTCGAGCAACCTTCTCATACAAGTCTCGGGGCCAGTTCTGGTGTGTGTTGCTTGCAAGAAACCCAGCAATCTGCAAAAGAGATTCATATAGTTAATATACATATCATTAACTCTCCTCATcacaaaatatatgtttgtaacATTTGCACCTTAGATCTCATGACCCGGATGGATCCATCACGGTCAGGTACGTTGTCCAGACAAGTCAAAACAACCTTTAGTAAATCAGGGACACAAGTCTTGAAGTAAGAGGACGCTCTCTGGAACTCGTCTGGGGTTGTGTCGGAGAGTCTCGGGTCGAGATGAAGGAACGGGAGTTTAGCTGCTTCCTTCAAGGCGTCTAGATGATTGCCCAGTCTGGCCAACTTGTGGATCGACAGTATTGCCTCAAGCTCTCGTAGTATTGTTTCTTGTTCCATGACCCGTTCTCTTTCCTGGGGACTGGTGTATACAAAAGTATGAGAGTTTTAGTACAAGAACTTGACCAAGTTAATAAATGAGTTTATTAGAGTCTCGATTTACCAGACTTCAGGGTAGTATTTGTACGTGTGGAGAATCTCGTTTCCTGAGAGAACGAGTCCTGCTGTTCGGCTTTCACCATCTGACCTTCCACGGAGAAGAGAGCAAATGGCTTCAGATAGACACTTGTTTATTGTTTCCAATGCAGCCGCATAGGTACCAACTCTCTTCTGTATTTCTATGGACTGCATCAACAAATGGTTACGAGACTTGAGCACAGAACCAACATGTTTCAAGTAGTTATAGAGTATATGATCAAAAAAGCTCAAAAGCTACTTACTTTCTCAAATAATCCAGCGTCTTGACATTGATTCGCAGCTTCGATCAAGAACTGCTGCCTCGATTTTGAATCAGGAAAAAATCTTCCAAGCTCGCCTTCTTCACCGGAACCTCTAGCACCAAGCAGAAAGTAAATACCACCTTCTCGTAACAGAATCTCAGTCAGTAGTTGCTTCAGCATCAAGTTCCTTTGCCTTTGCTGATCAACATTGCTTCTCCCGGACCAAACTAGTTGCCCCCCTCCTACTGCAATAGCAGCTTGTGCATAGTATTCCAGCGTCATTTGCATATCACCATGATGCAAATACATCGACCCGTATTGCCTTATCAGACTCGACGCCTCAGCATTTGCATCCATCACGCTAAGTTTGTGCCCAGTCCCAGATCCTTCAGAGAGAACGGAATGGTCCACTAGAGAAATCGCTATATGCACAGCGTCGATGTTATACCCTTCATCTCCTGCTTCTTGAGACATGTGCATGATCGCCGGTAGTAATTGAATACTAAGAAGCAGAACATATGGGTATACCAGAGGGTCTTTGCCATTCTTAGTGTAATAAGCAGGCTCAAACTTATTAAGATAAGCCTGAAGGTCATCTAAACTGTAAGGAACTAGCCCATCGTTGAAGACCAAAGATGAAGATCCACTAGAAACATCACGTATGCATGATAACTTGAACCAGAGAAAATCTTCTATTGTGTTGAAGAGCGTAGAAAATTCCCTCAAGATGCGATCAATTTGCCTCCGGGAACCAGATATGATAGTGTAGAGTAGGAGCTTCTTCTTGTCATATGTTGTTTGGCCCAACCGATCACCTAACCTAAACAGTTTCTCACATTCTTCAGAAGCAATAGCGGCAGTATTTGTAGTCACAGTACCGCCTGTGGTAATCCACTCTATAAGCTGAGAAGAAAAGGCAAATCAACATATTAAGATTTGACTCCGGAACTTTAATGTATTATTAAGATTTGAAAATATACCAGCGGAGCAAACTGTTGTTGAGATGAACGAGATGATTGGGCGATTTCTCTAGCCTCCTCATAGTAGCCACTTCTCAAGCAAAAAATATATCTGCAATCAAAGAGAGACATTAAATCAATCTAACTTTATTTTCGAGGACAACGGTGAGAATTCAAAGCATGAGGGAAAATTGTCCGGCACCTGCTGCCAAGTAGTATCAACTGGAGGCTGTCTACGTGCATCACCTGAATCAAAATCTAACATTCCATAGTCCCGTAGACGAATCTGCACAGTATTCAAAACAGAATCAACCAAACAAACAACTCATTATATCTATGACTGACACGaaaaaaaatcatgtgggcATATGCTTCGTGTTAAGCTCTACTTTGTCTGTCACACTAACCCGAAGAAAGGCACGAATTCTTTGCAAATTTCCAACAGATCCACCAAGGGCAGCCTAGAACATAAAAAAAGGGATATAAACATGTTATGGTTATTAACGCACTTGAACTCAGATTGAAAGATCAGGGAACTTTCTCAAAACGCATCCTTGAagtaactatttaaaatattcattaagACAAACGCAACTTCAAGGCGCATGGCTCCAACCTCCTCGCCTTGGATCGCCATGCGCCATTTAAAACACAGACAACAAGTAAAGACAAGATAGAAAGAAGTACTTGTGTCGGATGACTTTGAATTGTATCCATTATATGTTTCTGATGCCCACATTCCAAGTGGCGTCTTGCGCCTATCACGAGGGACATCCTCTTGGAAACACCCTTGTGTACTGCTGAGTCTTCACCCGTCATTGCCTGTTTTTATAGATTGTTATAAGCTTGGAAGTGTAAAACAAGTCCTTAtaggaaaataaaacttttaatcAAAAGATCACCTGAATAAGTTGCCATAGTTTCTGCACATTGACTGATTTCCCACGAGTCAAATCAATCCCTAGACTTCCATAAGCATCTTTGAACGATGTTGCAGGCTATACAAACGCATGAATGAGAAATTAGTAAGAAACAGAGCCAAACCAATCCGAACGAAGTCAACTAGTTTACAATAATGCTACAACAAAGGTAATCATCATCATACGGTGAAGCCTGTACGGAATTCTTTGAAAATCTAACTGGACGTCTAAAAGCAATAAGGAAAAGTGCATACTCTTCAGCTGCAATTATCAAACAGAACGCATATAAAATGCACACTAAGAGGTACAGGAAGACCATACCTTAAATGGCAAGCCTCGTTCTCTTGAAGAATTAAGTTTCTTCACAACCTCTGCATAGACATGTGCTTTCTTCTCATGAATGGGTTTGTTAGCCAGAGACACAAGTTCTGTTCCAGTGTTTGAAGATACTTGAGGACTTGAAGCCACAGGCACTAGTTGACCAGCATGAGTGTCTCTGCTTGTATCGATCATCTTGGTCTTAGGTAGCATTGAAAGTTTGCTACGACTTTGAAGGAAGTCACGTTTTTCTTTTCTACAGTCCTCCTGCCAGAAGATTTCACAGAGTCTATGAGAACGAACATGACataaattcagaaaaatatatttctaatttgtAATAAGCACCCAACTAGCTTCTAATCCTACGTCAAGAACTTTCACGATCCACATAATTTGTAGGAATGAAGTAAATATTCCTCCGTTTCACAAATGCACTCTCATGCTAATATCATATACCAATCAATGTGTGCAAATACATAATGAGAATAAACAAAAACGAGGAGGGAATTTTGGACAACCATTAGACTATATTGATTGAATCAAAAGATACGACAGATAAAAGTAACATGGAAATAAAACGTAGTCACAACACTGACCTCCAAGACTTTCAACATGTAATCATTAAAGCTCCGAACATTATCCTTTTGGGCCTCCTGTATAGCTGATACCATAGCCATTTCATGAACCTAGACAAGAATAATTCATATAGAACGATCAGTTATCTCCAAAAGAATCTATCTGCGATCTAAAATAGGGTATATTCAAACAGTGAATACCTGTTGCAGGTACTCTTCAACACTTGTTGCCTCAGCAGGGAATACATCCTCAAATGTCGTCTTTTAACAATCCAAGAAACACAATTTATCAAAAGTAGAAGAGTGTGTAAATGTCTTGCAGATGAGTAagcaacaataaaaaaaataagtcttATACTGTAAAACCAATGGTATAAGGGATGTCGTATTACAACAACTGGTTATACATCTGAGTTCTAGTATACTAAACAAGTATCTGATGATAAAAGCCAAAAAATAAAGGAAATCAACCAAAACACACATAACAATCGTTCAAGAACCCCACCAAAACACCAGAAAAGCATAAGCTAGGTGATAGAAATGCTCACCTTCAACTCGAATGACCTTAGATCACGAGACAATTGCTCTGCATTGATTCCCTCCCGTGCAAGTAGTCTGCTCCAtatccaataaaaataaataaaacacttaGCAACAAAACCATCACTCAGTTGCAATAGCTAAGCTACATCTTCTCTCTTATGAAAGTCTTAACAAGGGAAGACCACTCTAATAGTCTTTAATCCCCAAATCGAGTCACAAATCTTAGACTCTCTCTAGCATTCAATCCGTTAGGTTTCAATGCACGAGCACAGATAGTACCTAGTGGCAGCAATAGACTGTGAAGGAGCTTCGCTTCTTAGGGTTTTAGCCTTGAGTTTCCTCGACAAAGCCTCCAATTGATCCAAATTCCTCTACAAACAATATTACGAATCAAGCTCGTTAAGAAAGCGATTGAACACACGGAGAATCAATCGAAAGAGAGAAAAGTGTGTGGTGAGCAAAAGAACCTGGAGAGGAGGAAACTGAGACGAAGGAGCCGCTTGCTCGAGAAGCTTCGTCGAAGAGTGAAGAAGATCAGTCCATCCACTCATCTCTTGGTCGTTCGCCATTGATATTCGATTCGAGCTCTTCGGTAGGCGAAAGGGTTTTTACTGATTTCAAACTCATTTGATAAACGCTAATACGATGCAGTCTAaaccggtttggttttggttcgaTTTCTAATTTATTCGGTACGGTACAAATAAAGCTCGAAACAAAGGaaaccggtttggtttggttctatTCCTGACTTATAAAAGTCAAACCAAAGAAAGGAGGAAAGTTTgacccacaaaaaaaaaaagaacaaaagaaaggAGGAAAGCACGTGATACGCACGAGCACGACAGAACTTGCACACCAACTGTTCGACGAATTGCCCCAGAGATTTTAATCTTATTATGGAGGAAAAAGACTGGGAAGCTTCCTCTTCAAGCGAAGAAGAAGCTGGTTTTGCACTCGATGATGACGAACAGTTTCATTCAGGACCCAAGTTACAATTCAGGTGGGTTAAACTCAGCAGCTCGTTTCTGGGTTTAACTGTCTAATCATTCTCTTTTGTTCTTGTGGGTTTCTACATTGTAGAGTTGGATCTTCAAAGGCTCGTTGGGTTACAGAGTTAGCAATGGCTGAAGTTGAGGTTAAAAGAGGGAAGATTTGGACAACAACTGGAGTCATCCGTAGTGGAAAGACATATTGCTTCTTAGAAGAGGCTTTGTATGTGGCAAATATAGTGTTTTAGATCAGTTTTTACTCAAGTCATCTGATGAAGTAGTCTCTCTTTCTTATTCTTGTGACAGGTATTTGAGTGAGATAGGAGAGTTGCAGATGTTAGGTAGTGAAGATGATGAAGTAATGATCCCATTGAAGAGCTTATATGAGAAGATTGCAGAGGAAAAAGATGGCTGCTGTTGGGAAAGCTACGAGGTTTATAGATACCTGAAGGGTTTAGGTTACATTATAAGACGCCATGGTGTTCCTTGGACGTCAAAAGATGCTGCCATTACTACACCAAGTGGTGAATGTCCTGAAGACAAGGATGATGTAACTAGACTCTTGGGAGATATGCAGATATGTGATGCAAGAGCGGTGTTTGATGTGTATTTGCCAAACAGCCGGTTCAAGAAGTCTTCTCCTGGTGAACCCAGCTTTGTGGCTTGCTTCTCGGGGTAATCGTTTGTTTCATTAGTTCTAACTTTGAAAGCTTAAACATCTTAATCAGCGTACTCGACTTCTTTTACAGGGACTCTCCACCAAGCAAAGAAGATGTTAAAGTCTTGCAAAGCCGTGTAGCTGCACCGTTAATGTTCTGTCATGTCGCTCAGGGCCGTGTGAGTTTCTTTTCCTTCAGTTCCATAGACCTCCCTGCCTTGCCATAGAAGTATTCATAAGACAAAGTCACAAAACAAACTGAGAGTTTACATACGCTTGGGAGTAACTGTGATGATTCGTATTCATGAGGTAATATGTAGTACAACTTTATGTTTTTGCTACAAGGCATTAGTAAGAATCTAATAAAGGGCTAACAAAAGCTTCCTTGAGTTAGATCTAAGGCTTGTCAAGCTTTTAATGTCGTTTGCGTCTGTGGATACAATCCTTGTATGTTTCTTTTATCCTGTTTTATGAACTCCAGTGGCTTCTATTATACCTGCAAAGCATCAAATGTGCCATAAGTTAGGCAAAAAGAAGAGCTGAACAGTTTTTGCTAATGACCTTGCTATGTAGAGGATTCTAGgagaaagatatatatatataccgtaCATGTCACGAAGGATTTCTAAACATGTTGGAATTTACCAAATCACGTGCACACttgcattcaaaactaaatgTAAAGGAGAGCATATCTAAAGTAGAAGAAACACATCACATGCAATTGCAAACGCAATCTAGTTCATTATCTTCCTAAAGATAGTGCTATTAGCCTATTACTTCTTGATGTATTAATGGGTGGTAAAGTAAAATAAGTTTACTATGTTTACTATTTAATACGTTATAAACTGAATGTATTTCTCCATAGTTTTGTAATGATGGCGAAGGTGGTATAAAGTATAAACTAGACCTGACACGGATCGGATATTCGGGGTTTtgaaggtatttgtgatttgcttcggatgtcacaaatatcaaaattttcaatttgcTTTGCTTCGGAAAAATACGGATATTCGGAAAAACGGATATctggaaaataaatagatatttgcagatatttatgaatatttacAGATATCTCATctgttttaattaatataaataattttaaaaatttgttttgtaaaaaaaaaatttgcatgatatataagagaaaaattaaaagaagtaacgaatctacatattttgtaaattttttaattagttaacaattataataagaaaaaacttaagaaaaaagttataattgtcataattttttcacttcattttatgtaatacttttatataagtaataatgtgaataaaatttatcaaatcatatgttagaataataattttacaactttaaatataatcaagatatacatatatttatatattgtctgatcggatcggatatccgcttctc
Coding sequences:
- the LOC125594533 gene encoding chaperone protein dnaJ 49-like — protein: MDGNKEDALKCLKIVKEAIKSGDRDRARKFLSKARRLDPDLPIDDLKSELNNQSDEPRSEKPPAGKDAPSSSSSSSQPSLRQRGSSSSISYTEEQISIVKKIKSKKDYYEILGLENTCSVDDLRKAYRKLSLKVHPDKNPAPGSEEAFKSVSKAFQCLSNEESRRKYDVSGSDEPIYQPRRSTNGFNGGYYYEDEFDPNEIFRSFFGAGGMMPPGNAQFRTFNFGATRHRAAAAANNNQGHDAAGFNARVLLQILPVILLLLLNFIPSSQPVYSLSATYPYSYKFTTEKGVNYYVRSSNFEQEYPRDSHERQNVEDEVERDYVSILSQNCRYELQRKQWGFVRETPHCDMMRKFETAASA
- the LOC125594535 gene encoding nuclear pore complex protein NUP93B-like translates to MANDQEMSGWTDLLHSSTKLLEQAAPSSQFPPLQRNLDQLEALSRKLKAKTLRSEAPSQSIAATRLLAREGINAEQLSRDLRSFELKTTFEDVFPAEATSVEEYLQQVHEMAMVSAIQEAQKDNVRSFNDYMLKVLEEDCRKEKRDFLQSRSKLSMLPKTKMIDTSRDTHAGQLVPVASSPQVSSNTGTELVSLANKPIHEKKAHVYAEVVKKLNSSRERGLPFKPATSFKDAYGSLGIDLTRGKSVNVQKLWQLIQAMTGEDSAVHKGVSKRMSLVIGARRHLECGHQKHIMDTIQSHPTQAALGGSVGNLQRIRAFLRIRLRDYGMLDFDSGDARRQPPVDTTWQQVYIFCLRSGYYEEAREIAQSSRSSQQQFAPLLIEWITTGGTVTTNTAAIASEECEKLFRLGDRLGQTTYDKKKLLLYTIISGSRRQIDRILREFSTLFNTIEDFLWFKLSCIRDVSSGSSSLVFNDGLVPYSLDDLQAYLNKFEPAYYTKNGKDPLVYPYVLLLSIQLLPAIMHMSQEAGDEGYNIDAVHIAISLVDHSVLSEGSGTGHKLSVMDANAEASSLIRQYGSMYLHHGDMQMTLEYYAQAAIAVGGGQLVWSGRSNVDQQRQRNLMLKQLLTEILLREGGIYFLLGARGSGEEGELGRFFPDSKSRQQFLIEAANQCQDAGLFEKSIEIQKRVGTYAAALETINKCLSEAICSLLRGRSDGESRTAGLVLSGNEILHTYKYYPEVCPQERERVMEQETILRELEAILSIHKLARLGNHLDALKEAAKLPFLHLDPRLSDTTPDEFQRASSYFKTCVPDLLKVVLTCLDNVPDRDGSIRVMRSKIAGFLASNTHQNWPRDLYEKVARSF
- the LOC125594534 gene encoding uncharacterized protein LOC125594534 gives rise to the protein MEEKDWEASSSSEEEAGFALDDDEQFHSGPKLQFRVGSSKARWVTELAMAEVEVKRGKIWTTTGVIRSGKTYCFLEEALYLSEIGELQMLGSEDDEVMIPLKSLYEKIAEEKDGCCWESYEVYRYLKGLGYIIRRHGVPWTSKDAAITTPSGECPEDKDDVTRLLGDMQICDARAVFDVYLPNSRFKKSSPGEPSFVACFSGDSPPSKEDVKVLQSRVAAPLMFCHVAQGRVSFFSFSSIDLPALP